The following are encoded in a window of Lacinutrix sp. WUR7 genomic DNA:
- a CDS encoding D-alanine--D-alanine ligase, with translation MKKNIAIIMGGYSSEYEISLKSGNVVYELLDANKYNAYRIHIFKNKWVYVDANNSEFAIDKNDFSVTIDDKKTTFDCVFNAIHGSPGEDGYMQAYFKLLNLPQTSCDMYQASVTFNKRDCLSILKPYGIKTAESFYINLGDTIDEDAIVKKVDLPCFVKANKAGSSFGITKVYKKEDLQNAIDVAFKEDDEIIVESFLDGTEVSVGVITYKGETKVLPITEIVPNNDFFDYKAKYLGESQEITPARLTKEQEEKVNVLAKKVYEILKMKGFSRSEYIFKDGEPHLLEVNTIPGLTRQSILPQQAAVAGITLPELFDNAIVEALK, from the coding sequence ATGAAGAAAAACATTGCCATTATAATGGGAGGATATTCTAGCGAATATGAAATCTCTTTAAAAAGCGGAAACGTTGTCTATGAGCTACTTGACGCTAATAAATACAACGCTTACAGAATACACATTTTTAAAAATAAATGGGTTTATGTAGATGCAAACAACAGTGAATTTGCAATAGATAAAAATGACTTTTCGGTTACTATTGATGACAAAAAAACCACTTTTGACTGTGTTTTTAACGCAATTCATGGTTCTCCAGGTGAAGATGGCTACATGCAAGCCTACTTTAAACTACTTAATTTACCACAAACTAGTTGTGATATGTACCAAGCGAGCGTAACATTTAATAAACGAGATTGCTTAAGTATTTTAAAACCCTATGGCATTAAAACCGCGGAAAGCTTTTATATAAATCTTGGCGATACTATTGATGAAGATGCTATTGTAAAAAAAGTGGACCTGCCTTGTTTTGTAAAAGCGAATAAAGCAGGAAGCAGCTTTGGGATCACTAAAGTATATAAAAAGGAAGACTTGCAAAATGCGATTGACGTTGCTTTTAAAGAAGATGATGAGATTATTGTAGAGTCTTTTTTAGATGGTACGGAAGTTTCTGTTGGTGTAATTACCTATAAAGGAGAAACTAAAGTATTACCAATTACCGAAATTGTACCTAACAATGACTTTTTTGATTATAAGGCGAAGTATTTGGGCGAATCGCAAGAAATCACTCCGGCTAGATTAACCAAAGAACAAGAAGAAAAAGTAAATGTTTTAGCAAAAAAAGTTTACGAAATTTTAAAAATGAAAGGTTTTAGTAGAAGCGAATATATTTTTAAAGATGGCGAACCACATTTATTAGAAGTCAATACAATTCCTGGCTTAACCAGACAAAGCATTTTACCACAACAAGCAGCAGTTGCAGGAATAACACTTCCTGAATTATTTGATAATGCTATTGTGGAAGCATTGAAGTAG
- a CDS encoding RimK family protein, whose protein sequence is MNKYIVVNQPEKWNFSIENITVISSQEYLTNPTFSLLKKARIFNLCKDYSYQSKGYYVSLLAEARGHSAIPTVKNIVDLKTLKLVRIVSDEFEDVIQQSLKNIKSREFTLSIYFGQNVAQKYKELSGLFYKHFQVPFLRVKFNYNTKWNIQSIKAISESEIPEEHLESVHEFANQYFSKKRYDTPKLAKSDFDLAILVNPNDPAPPSNAKALKKFIDIAEKMNIYAEIIEPKDLSRLSSFDALFIRQSTEVNNEAYAFARKAQQEGIAIIDYPDAILKCCNKVYMAEALNNANIATPKTIIVHKDNRNQVLKEVGLPCVLKAPDSTFSFGVKKAKTEEEYNILVNEMLKESDLIIAQEFCPSDYDWRIGIIDDKPFYACKYYMAKGHWQIYNWKAKKKNDQDGDADCLPIEDVPKKVLDMALKSARLIGKGLYGIDIKVVNNKPMVIEINDNPNIDFGVEDLHYGDAVYTEILTAFKNRLV, encoded by the coding sequence ATGAACAAATACATTGTTGTCAATCAACCTGAAAAATGGAATTTTTCGATTGAGAATATTACGGTAATTTCCTCGCAAGAGTATCTTACTAATCCTACATTCTCCCTTTTAAAAAAGGCTAGAATTTTTAATCTTTGTAAAGATTACTCCTACCAGTCTAAAGGATATTATGTTTCGCTTTTAGCGGAAGCTAGAGGGCATTCCGCTATTCCTACCGTTAAAAACATTGTAGATTTAAAAACTTTAAAACTGGTTAGAATTGTATCTGATGAATTTGAAGATGTGATTCAGCAAAGTTTAAAAAACATTAAATCTCGTGAGTTTACTTTAAGTATTTATTTCGGACAAAACGTAGCGCAAAAATACAAGGAGTTAAGCGGCTTATTTTACAAACACTTTCAGGTACCTTTTTTACGTGTTAAATTTAATTATAACACGAAATGGAACATACAAAGTATCAAGGCTATTTCCGAATCGGAGATTCCGGAAGAACATTTAGAAAGTGTACATGAATTTGCAAATCAGTATTTTTCAAAAAAAAGGTATGATACGCCAAAATTAGCAAAATCGGATTTCGATTTAGCCATACTGGTAAACCCTAATGATCCTGCGCCACCAAGTAATGCAAAAGCCTTAAAAAAGTTTATTGATATTGCTGAAAAAATGAATATTTATGCAGAAATCATAGAACCAAAAGACCTTTCCCGTTTATCTTCTTTTGATGCACTATTTATTAGACAGAGCACAGAAGTAAATAATGAAGCCTATGCCTTTGCTCGAAAAGCACAACAAGAAGGTATTGCTATTATTGATTATCCGGATGCCATCTTAAAATGCTGCAATAAAGTATATATGGCAGAAGCTTTAAACAACGCTAATATTGCAACTCCGAAAACAATTATTGTTCATAAAGACAATAGAAATCAGGTTTTAAAAGAAGTAGGCTTGCCTTGTGTTTTAAAAGCTCCAGATTCTACGTTCTCTTTTGGTGTAAAAAAAGCAAAGACAGAAGAAGAGTACAACATTTTAGTAAATGAGATGCTTAAAGAATCGGATCTTATTATTGCACAAGAATTTTGTCCGTCAGATTACGATTGGCGCATTGGTATTATAGACGATAAACCTTTTTACGCTTGTAAATATTATATGGCAAAAGGACATTGGCAAATATATAACTGGAAAGCAAAGAAGAAAAATGATCAAGATGGCGATGCCGATTGTTTACCAATTGAAGATGTACCAAAAAAGGTTTTAGATATGGCTTTAAAATCGGCACGACTTATTGGCAAAGGATTATATGGTATTGATATTAAAGTAGTCAATAACAAACCAATGGTAATTGAAATTAACGACAACCCAAATATTGATTTTGGTGTAGAAGATTTGCATTATGGCGATGCAGTATACACTGAGATTCTTACCGCATTTAAAAACAGATTAGTATAA
- a CDS encoding ATP-binding protein: MKTCLIKYFYFSLVIVACLTAPVYAQQEPDLSKYMLTEVDRAFELNQRAKYGESIEISSKVLVYANKVNDDYLKASVYNNLGASHYYMDNESVSFDYLFKSKDLFLKLKDTSEIIIAYNNLGVNYRAFNKLEESNVYFKKSLNLAEISKAQAELVYPLYNMGVNLIEKDAPTPNDYKESYGYMKRAEVLAYEHYPKDAIVAEVLEVLSFLHHKLGDEEKSLEYYQKVLDYSEKYNFLEVQSEAYSNRADIYVEKEDFKSAFYVLEDYITTNDSINSMKQYEKAKQIEADNFIRENELKLTLVEKEKALQDRDIAKTRIFNGVLIFFTSALLLLAFFGYKKNKQLQKARDKAENLSREKSDFYSEISHELRTPLYAVTELSNLLLEEDVSPDHKEYLESLKFSGNHLLSLINNVLELNKVESGTMKIQLLDMDLKNIISNIIDSLEYALRDSSNTIRLDYDNSIPDLLVGDSLKLSQIFINLISNAIKFTNKGNITVTVRKVKDKGDEVRIYFEVSDTGVGISKEKQGQVFENFYQEHAKIEKSYKGTGLGLSIVKRMVTAMGGEVRIDSEQGKGSTFYFELCFKKSRKINVSSEQFSLQLNELRDYKILVVDDNKINRLVTKRVLDQLKMESKVLDSGEKAIELVKIEHFDCILMDLHMPELDGYETTKRIREFNKEIAIVALTAASTDEVQVKIVKYELDGYILKPFITSEFIEVLSKAIKKDRVNLV, from the coding sequence ATGAAAACGTGCCTAATAAAGTATTTTTACTTTAGTTTGGTTATTGTTGCTTGTTTAACCGCCCCAGTTTACGCGCAACAGGAACCTGATCTTTCCAAATATATGCTTACGGAAGTAGATAGAGCTTTTGAGCTCAATCAACGCGCTAAGTATGGAGAGTCCATTGAGATTAGTAGTAAGGTGTTAGTGTATGCTAACAAGGTAAATGACGATTATCTTAAAGCCAGTGTCTACAATAATTTAGGGGCTTCTCACTACTATATGGATAACGAATCTGTAAGTTTTGATTATCTATTTAAGTCTAAAGATTTATTCCTAAAATTAAAAGATACTTCCGAAATAATAATTGCCTATAACAATCTTGGCGTTAATTACAGGGCATTTAACAAATTAGAGGAATCTAATGTCTACTTTAAAAAGTCTTTAAATCTTGCTGAAATAAGTAAAGCGCAAGCCGAATTAGTATATCCTTTATATAATATGGGGGTTAATTTAATTGAAAAGGATGCACCAACGCCTAACGATTATAAAGAAAGCTACGGTTATATGAAAAGAGCTGAAGTTTTGGCGTACGAGCATTATCCCAAAGATGCAATTGTAGCCGAAGTGTTGGAGGTTCTAAGTTTCTTGCATCATAAACTTGGTGATGAAGAGAAATCGTTAGAATATTATCAAAAGGTTTTAGATTATTCTGAAAAATACAATTTCTTGGAAGTTCAGTCAGAAGCGTATTCTAATAGAGCTGATATTTATGTAGAGAAAGAAGATTTTAAGAGTGCTTTTTATGTTTTAGAGGATTATATCACAACTAATGATTCCATCAACTCTATGAAACAATATGAGAAGGCGAAACAAATCGAAGCAGACAATTTTATTAGAGAGAATGAACTTAAATTAACACTTGTAGAAAAAGAAAAAGCACTACAAGATCGAGATATCGCCAAAACTAGAATATTTAATGGCGTGCTAATTTTTTTCACTTCCGCTTTATTGCTTTTAGCCTTTTTTGGATATAAGAAAAATAAACAACTCCAGAAAGCTAGAGATAAAGCCGAAAATTTGTCTCGTGAAAAGAGTGATTTTTATTCTGAAATTAGCCATGAATTACGAACGCCTCTTTATGCCGTAACCGAACTATCTAATTTATTACTAGAAGAAGATGTTAGTCCAGATCATAAAGAATACCTAGAATCCTTAAAGTTCTCAGGAAATCATTTATTGTCGTTAATTAATAATGTATTAGAATTGAATAAAGTGGAATCAGGTACCATGAAAATTCAATTATTAGACATGGATCTGAAGAATATTATATCCAATATTATTGATAGTTTGGAATATGCGTTACGAGATAGTTCCAATACTATCCGATTAGATTATGATAATTCTATTCCGGATTTATTGGTAGGAGATTCTTTAAAACTGTCTCAAATATTTATAAACTTAATTTCAAATGCAATAAAATTCACAAATAAGGGTAACATAACGGTTACTGTTAGAAAGGTAAAAGATAAAGGAGATGAGGTTCGCATTTATTTTGAAGTTTCTGATACAGGAGTGGGTATTTCAAAAGAAAAACAGGGTCAGGTTTTTGAAAATTTCTACCAAGAACATGCTAAAATTGAAAAATCATATAAAGGTACAGGTTTAGGATTGTCTATTGTGAAGCGCATGGTGACAGCAATGGGTGGCGAAGTGAGAATTGACAGTGAACAAGGCAAAGGAAGTACTTTTTATTTTGAACTATGTTTTAAGAAGAGTCGTAAAATCAATGTGTCTAGCGAGCAGTTTTCGCTTCAGTTAAATGAGCTTAGAGACTATAAAATTTTGGTGGTTGATGATAACAAGATAAATCGATTAGTGACTAAGCGTGTATTAGATCAACTTAAAATGGAATCTAAAGTGCTAGATTCTGGTGAAAAAGCAATAGAGTTAGTGAAAATAGAACACTTTGATTGTATTCTAATGGACTTACACATGCCAGAATTGGATGGTTATGAAACTACAAAACGCATACGTGAGTTTAATAAAGAAATAGCGATTGTTGCTTTAACAGCAGCTTCCACAGATGAAGTACAGGTAAAGATTGTTAAGTATGAATTAGATGGATATATCCTTAAGCCATTTATTACCTCAGAGTTTATAGAGGTATTAAGCAAAGCGATAAAAAAAGACCGAGTTAATCTTGTTTAA
- the coaD gene encoding pantetheine-phosphate adenylyltransferase, producing MKRALFPGSFDPITLGHYDIIKRGVKLFDEVIVAIGVNSEKKYMFSLEERKRFLEESFKDEPKVKVVTYKGLTIDFCKEVKSQFILRGLRNPADFEFEKAIAHTNRKLSKIETVFLLTAARTSYISSSIVREVIRNNGDYTVLVPDSVRVKQD from the coding sequence ATGAAAAGAGCACTTTTTCCAGGATCCTTCGATCCAATAACGCTAGGACATTACGATATCATTAAACGTGGTGTAAAACTTTTTGATGAAGTGATTGTTGCTATTGGTGTAAACTCCGAAAAAAAATATATGTTTTCTTTAGAAGAAAGAAAGCGATTTTTAGAAGAGTCTTTTAAAGACGAGCCAAAAGTAAAAGTGGTAACCTATAAAGGTTTAACCATCGACTTTTGTAAAGAAGTAAAGTCCCAATTTATTTTACGTGGCTTACGAAACCCTGCCGATTTTGAATTTGAAAAAGCTATTGCACACACTAACAGGAAACTATCTAAAATAGAAACTGTTTTCTTATTAACTGCAGCAAGAACCTCTTATATAAGTTCTAGTATTGTTAGAGAAGTAATACGCAATAATGGAGATTATACCGTTTTAGTTCCAGATAGCGTGCGCGTTAAACAAGATTAA
- a CDS encoding glutamate-cysteine ligase family protein encodes MSKRYHLFEVFGIELEYMLINNSNFKVAPIVDTLLTKKAGKLSADIDNGDIAWSNELVGHVVELKTNGPTADLNTLSNLFHKNVIEINQILKSEDSQLLPTACHPLMNPLTDTQLWKHSYSEVYELYNRIFNCKGHGWSNVQSTHINLPFFDDKEFEKLHAAIRVILPLIPGLCASSPILEGKKTGFKDTRLEYYKTNQKEIPEMTGSVIPERVFSKLDYYATIFEPIKRAIRPHDTKKILDHHFLNSRGAIARFDRNAIEIRLVDIQECPKADIAICVLIIEVLKLLVNKRLGSLQNQKKWLKQDLFAILNPIIKDAETYKISNLEYLELFQLEDSTTVQNIWKHLYQLAKPNIDASHYEALDIILNEGTLATRILKAVNEDYSEENIKKTYRKLASCLQENNLFVP; translated from the coding sequence ATGAGTAAAAGATATCATTTGTTCGAAGTTTTTGGAATAGAACTAGAATACATGCTAATAAACAATAGCAATTTTAAAGTTGCTCCTATTGTAGATACCCTATTAACAAAAAAAGCGGGAAAACTTTCCGCAGATATTGACAACGGAGATATTGCATGGAGTAATGAATTGGTTGGTCATGTGGTGGAGTTAAAAACCAATGGACCAACGGCAGATTTAAATACCTTGTCGAATTTGTTTCATAAGAATGTTATAGAAATAAACCAGATTTTAAAATCGGAAGACTCCCAATTATTACCAACGGCATGTCATCCTTTAATGAATCCGTTAACAGACACCCAACTTTGGAAACATAGTTATAGTGAAGTATATGAACTTTATAACAGAATTTTTAATTGTAAAGGGCATGGCTGGAGCAACGTTCAAAGCACACATATCAATTTACCATTTTTTGATGATAAAGAGTTTGAAAAATTACACGCAGCAATTCGCGTCATCTTACCATTAATTCCAGGATTATGTGCAAGCTCTCCTATTTTAGAAGGAAAAAAGACAGGTTTTAAAGACACCAGATTAGAATATTACAAAACGAACCAAAAGGAAATCCCAGAAATGACTGGTTCTGTAATTCCCGAACGTGTTTTTAGCAAGCTAGATTATTACGCTACTATTTTTGAACCAATAAAAAGAGCCATAAGACCACATGACACTAAAAAGATTTTAGATCATCATTTTTTAAACTCTCGAGGTGCCATTGCTCGTTTTGACAGAAACGCTATTGAAATACGTTTGGTAGATATTCAAGAATGCCCAAAAGCAGATATTGCTATTTGTGTATTAATTATTGAAGTTTTAAAACTGCTAGTAAACAAAAGGCTTGGTTCACTACAGAACCAGAAAAAATGGTTAAAACAGGATTTGTTTGCTATTTTAAATCCGATTATTAAAGATGCGGAAACCTATAAAATCTCTAATCTAGAATACTTAGAGTTATTTCAATTAGAAGACAGTACCACGGTTCAAAACATTTGGAAACATCTGTATCAATTAGCAAAACCAAATATAGATGCTTCGCATTATGAAGCATTAGATATTATTTTAAATGAAGGGACTTTAGCGACTAGAATATTAAAAGCGGTAAACGAAGATTATTCGGAAGAAAACATCAAAAAAACGTATAGAAAATTAGCTTCTTGTTTACAGGAAAACAACCTATTTGTACCATGA
- a CDS encoding N-formylglutamate amidohydrolase, translating to MKLVLTCEHGGNKIPKPYPSYFDNSATILNSHRGYDLGALDLFNYLKSLANFSEYSETSRLLIELNRSLHHKNLFSEVSKSLSENEKEEIISRYYLEYRDEVETVIKKYLKTSKKVVHLSVHSFTPILNTKTRDCDIGLLYDSRNASEKGFSKHLKKEILKIDNTLNVRYNYPYLGKADGFTTYLRKQFPKNYLGVELEVNQKFSINNKINENLKAVLFSAIKKSIS from the coding sequence ATGAAACTCGTACTAACTTGTGAGCATGGCGGTAATAAAATTCCGAAACCATATCCATCGTATTTTGATAATTCTGCCACTATTTTAAACTCCCATCGTGGTTATGACTTAGGAGCTTTAGATCTTTTTAATTATTTAAAATCTTTGGCTAATTTTTCAGAGTATAGTGAAACTAGTCGCTTATTAATTGAACTAAACCGAAGTTTACATCATAAAAATTTATTTTCAGAGGTATCTAAATCCCTTTCCGAAAACGAAAAAGAAGAAATAATATCTCGCTATTATTTAGAGTATAGAGACGAAGTAGAAACGGTAATTAAAAAATATTTAAAAACAAGCAAAAAAGTAGTACATCTCTCTGTGCACTCTTTTACTCCTATTTTAAATACCAAAACGAGAGATTGTGATATTGGGTTATTATATGATTCTAGAAATGCTTCGGAAAAAGGGTTTAGTAAGCATTTAAAAAAAGAAATATTAAAGATAGATAACACGCTCAACGTAAGATATAACTATCCGTATTTAGGAAAAGCAGATGGGTTTACAACCTATTTACGTAAACAATTTCCTAAAAACTACCTTGGTGTGGAATTAGAAGTCAATCAGAAATTCTCTATAAATAATAAAATAAATGAAAATCTAAAAGCAGTGCTTTTTTCTGCAATAAAAAAAAGTATATCTTAA
- a CDS encoding M14 family metallopeptidase, giving the protein MKKIIFLFLLITACKTEKSKINYEFTTTFEKSKGLETATYNEVIKYYTDLSNAYPEIHLDSIGNTDSGKPLHIITLNPDANFNFSEIRKNKRILFINNGIHPGESDGIDATMLLFRDIANGKIKGPINTVLVTIPIYNIGGSLNRNTSTRTNQNGPKAYGFRGNARNYDLNRDFIKSDTKNARTFAQIFHLVQPDVFIDNHVSNGADYQYTLTHLFTQHNKLGGGLGNYLHTKMMPELEKKLSEKDWDITPYVNVFNQVPESGFSQFLDSPRYSTGYTTLFNTLGMMVETHMLKPYKQRAEGTYELMKSMIEITEADGENIKKIRKDYHQKLLANKTYPLNWKVDTAKSSILNFKGFEGKRIPSTITGKDRLKFDNTKPFTKEVTYQNYFKPTDSVTIPNAYIIPQGWWNVIDLLKLNQVEMSQLENDTILEVESYKMGTFETRKQAYEGHYQHYNTSVKSSIEKIAFRKGDYMINTNQRALRYLLETLEPQAPDSFFNWNFFDTILQQKEGFSPYVWEDKAKTLLDQNPKLQIAFNTKKSFDKDFANNWYAQLDWLHKQSENYEKAHLQYPVYRLK; this is encoded by the coding sequence ATGAAGAAAATAATTTTCTTATTCCTTTTAATTACAGCTTGTAAAACGGAAAAAAGCAAAATAAACTATGAATTTACTACCACTTTCGAAAAAAGTAAAGGTTTAGAAACCGCAACCTATAATGAAGTTATAAAATACTACACAGATCTATCGAACGCATATCCGGAAATCCATTTAGATTCTATTGGAAATACAGATTCCGGGAAACCCCTACATATAATAACCCTAAATCCAGATGCGAACTTTAATTTTTCAGAAATAAGAAAAAACAAACGTATTCTATTTATCAATAACGGCATTCATCCTGGAGAATCGGATGGTATTGATGCCACCATGCTATTATTTAGAGATATTGCTAACGGAAAAATTAAAGGGCCAATAAACACGGTCTTAGTTACTATTCCTATTTATAATATTGGAGGAAGTTTAAATAGAAACACAAGTACTAGAACCAACCAAAACGGACCAAAAGCATATGGTTTTAGAGGAAATGCTAGAAACTATGATTTAAACAGAGACTTTATAAAAAGTGACACGAAGAATGCTAGAACTTTTGCGCAAATTTTTCATCTCGTACAACCAGATGTTTTTATAGACAATCATGTTAGCAATGGAGCCGATTACCAATACACGCTTACTCATTTATTTACGCAACACAATAAACTTGGTGGCGGTTTAGGAAATTATCTGCATACCAAAATGATGCCTGAGTTAGAAAAGAAGCTCTCCGAAAAAGATTGGGATATTACGCCTTATGTAAATGTATTTAATCAAGTACCAGAATCTGGATTTAGTCAATTTCTAGATTCACCAAGATACTCGACTGGTTACACGACTTTGTTTAACACTTTAGGAATGATGGTAGAAACACACATGCTAAAACCATATAAACAAAGAGCGGAAGGCACTTATGAGTTAATGAAAAGTATGATTGAGATTACGGAAGCTGATGGTGAAAACATTAAAAAAATTCGTAAAGATTATCATCAAAAACTACTAGCTAATAAAACCTATCCTTTAAACTGGAAAGTAGATACTGCCAAGTCTTCCATCTTAAACTTTAAAGGTTTTGAAGGAAAAAGGATTCCGAGTACTATAACAGGAAAAGACCGATTGAAATTCGACAATACAAAACCGTTTACCAAAGAGGTAACGTATCAGAATTATTTTAAACCAACAGATAGCGTTACTATTCCAAATGCTTATATCATTCCTCAAGGATGGTGGAACGTTATTGATTTATTAAAGTTAAATCAAGTAGAAATGTCACAACTAGAAAACGATACTATTCTAGAAGTCGAATCGTATAAAATGGGTACTTTTGAAACCAGAAAACAAGCCTACGAAGGCCATTATCAACATTATAATACTTCTGTAAAATCTTCTATTGAAAAAATCGCTTTCCGTAAAGGAGATTATATGATTAATACCAATCAAAGAGCACTTCGTTATTTATTAGAAACCTTAGAACCACAAGCGCCAGATTCTTTTTTTAACTGGAATTTCTTCGATACTATTTTACAGCAAAAAGAAGGATTCTCACCTTATGTTTGGGAAGACAAAGCAAAAACTTTGTTAGATCAAAATCCGAAATTGCAAATCGCTTTTAACACCAAAAAATCTTTCGATAAAGATTTTGCTAATAATTGGTATGCGCAACTAGATTGGCTGCACAAACAAAGTGAAAACTACGAAAAAGCACATTTACAATATCCTGTTTACCGACTAAAATAG
- a CDS encoding SulP family inorganic anion transporter yields MTEFIRKIVPNAKDDVLAGITVSLAMIPEVVAFAFVAQIDPLMALSGAFIIGLITAIFGGRPGLISGAAGAVAVIFVTMIADGHTKGMLMDTPIENMGFFYLMACVVLMGIIQIFAGVFKLGRFVRLIPHPVMMGFVNGLSIVIFMAQVKMFSHKSLQVSSAGVKEYVSTYMQGSELYVMIGLVLLTMGIIWGLPKITKKLPAALTAILVTSLIVIGFNMDVSTVGSYIIEGGGTGLKGEFPTPNMELWEKLPFNLDTLKFIALPAFLAASVGLIESLMTMNLVDELTETRGNGNRECVAQGAGNIVSGLFGGTGGCGMIGQTVININAGGRGRLSGIMMAVTLLSFILFADKLIEMVPIAALVGVMFMMVIETFAWSSFRILKKIPVSDAIVLITVSLVTVFVDLAVAVFVGVIISALVFAWENAKKIRARKRIREDGTKVYEIWGPLFFGSIQAFNDKFDVKTDPEKVEIDFVESRISDHSAIEAIFNLVEKYEAAGKSIKLKHLSEDCKILLYKSSPKFRDVVVEDIDDPRYHLAANPEDFPKPLSEYKL; encoded by the coding sequence ATGACTGAGTTTATAAGAAAAATAGTGCCAAATGCAAAGGATGATGTTTTAGCAGGAATAACAGTGTCTTTAGCTATGATACCAGAAGTGGTTGCTTTTGCTTTTGTAGCACAGATAGATCCATTAATGGCTTTGTCAGGAGCATTTATTATTGGATTAATTACCGCAATTTTTGGAGGAAGACCAGGTTTAATTTCTGGTGCTGCAGGAGCTGTTGCTGTGATTTTTGTGACTATGATTGCAGACGGACACACCAAAGGTATGTTAATGGATACACCTATAGAAAACATGGGTTTTTTCTATCTAATGGCCTGTGTAGTGCTTATGGGAATCATTCAAATTTTTGCTGGAGTCTTTAAATTAGGACGCTTTGTACGTTTAATTCCGCATCCAGTAATGATGGGGTTTGTTAACGGTTTGTCGATTGTTATTTTTATGGCACAAGTAAAAATGTTTTCGCATAAATCTTTACAAGTATCTTCAGCAGGTGTAAAAGAATATGTAAGCACATATATGCAAGGATCTGAACTGTACGTTATGATTGGTTTGGTGTTATTGACTATGGGGATCATTTGGGGTTTACCTAAAATCACAAAAAAATTACCGGCTGCATTAACGGCTATTTTAGTTACCAGTCTTATTGTTATTGGTTTTAATATGGATGTTTCTACTGTTGGATCTTATATTATTGAAGGAGGAGGAACTGGTTTAAAAGGAGAGTTTCCAACACCAAATATGGAGCTTTGGGAAAAATTACCTTTTAATTTAGATACCTTAAAATTTATTGCATTACCTGCGTTTTTAGCAGCTTCGGTTGGATTGATAGAGTCTTTAATGACCATGAATTTAGTGGATGAATTAACCGAAACTAGAGGAAACGGAAATCGAGAATGTGTTGCGCAAGGAGCAGGAAATATTGTTTCTGGTTTATTTGGAGGAACTGGAGGTTGTGGTATGATTGGTCAAACCGTAATTAATATAAATGCTGGCGGACGAGGTAGATTATCCGGAATCATGATGGCAGTTACTTTGCTATCCTTTATTCTATTTGCAGATAAACTAATTGAAATGGTGCCAATTGCAGCTTTAGTAGGTGTAATGTTTATGATGGTTATTGAAACTTTTGCATGGTCCAGTTTTAGAATATTAAAGAAAATACCAGTTTCTGATGCCATTGTACTTATTACGGTATCCTTGGTAACTGTATTTGTCGATCTAGCAGTTGCAGTATTTGTAGGTGTAATTATTTCGGCTTTAGTATTTGCTTGGGAAAATGCTAAGAAAATTAGAGCTAGAAAACGTATAAGAGAAGATGGTACTAAGGTTTACGAAATTTGGGGCCCTTTATTCTTTGGAAGTATTCAAGCATTTAACGATAAGTTTGATGTGAAAACAGATCCTGAAAAAGTAGAAATAGATTTTGTAGAATCTCGTATTAGTGATCACTCTGCAATTGAAGCTATTTTTAATTTAGTGGAAAAATATGAAGCAGCAGGAAAAAGTATCAAGCTGAAACATTTAAGCGAAGATTGTAAGATTTTATTATATAAGTCCAGTCCTAAATTTAGAGATGTTGTTGTGGAGGATATAGATGATCCAAGATACCATCTAGCAGCAAATCCAGAAGACTTTCCTAAACCTTTATCCGAATATAAACTGTAA